GCGAAGAGCGGCGCAAACTGCCCCTGCCCGGTGGCGGCGAGGGCGCATTGCAGGTGGGCTTTCAGGGAAGCCTCGATCCCGCCGGCCGACGGCTCGCCACGGCCCGCAGACGGATCGTCACCCAGGTCGGAGAAAGCGAGCGGGTTTCGCTCGAAACCTGGCGGCTGGAGCCGCTCGATTAGGTGGCGGTATTATTTTACCTCCCTCAAGAAGCGCGGATTTGCTTGACTTGAAGGGGGTGAAGCGACAAATGCGCCGCTCTCGCGACTGCCTGGGCAGATTCGCGGCGAACAACATTTCGAAGGAATTCAAGCCATGAAGGCGCTCCACAAGAGCACCCGGTCGATCAAGCCGGCCGAGGTCGAGAAGAAATGGCATCTGATCGATGCCGAGGGGCTGGTCGTTGGCCGCCTCGCCTCGATCGTCGCCAATATCCTGCGCGGCAAGCACAAGCCGAGCTACACTCCGCACGTCGATTGCGGCGATCACGTGATCGTGATCAACGCGGACAAAGTGCGTTTCACGGGCAAGAAGCTGGGTGACAAGGTTTACTACAAGCACACCGGCTATGCCGGCGGGATCAAGGAAACGACCCCCGCCAAGGTGCTGGAAGGGCGCTTCCCCGAGCGCGTGCTGGAGAAAGCGGTCGAACGGATGATCCCGCGCGGGCCGCTGGGCCGCCAGCAGATGAAGTCGCTGCACCTCTATGCCGGCACCGAGCATCCCCACGACGGGCAGAAGCCCGACGTGCTCGACGTCGCCTCGATGAACCGCAAGAACAAGGTGTCCGCATAATGGCTGACGAGAAGAACACCGTGTCCGACCTGTCGGACCTCAAGGACATCGCCGGCGACGCGCCTGAGGGTGACGCTGCGGTGATCGCGGAAAGCACTGCCCCGCTGCGCGAGCAGGAGCTTGACCAGCACGGCCGCGCTTACGCCACCGGCCGCCGCAAGGATGCCGTTGCGCGCGTCTGGATCAAGCCGGGCAAGGGCACGATCACGGTCAACGGCAAGGACCAGGAAACCTATTTCGCGCGTCCGACGCTGCGCCTGATCATCAACCAGCCGTTCGCGATCACCGATCGCGTTGGCCAGTTCGATGTCATCGCCACCGTCAAGGGCGGCGGGCTGTCGGGCCAGGCCGGTGCGGTGAAGCACGGCATTTCGCAGGCGCTTTCGAAGTACGAGCCGGCGCTGCGCTCCACTGTCAAGGCGGCTGGTTTTCTCACCCGCGACAGCCGCGTGGTCGAACGCAAGAAGTACGGCCGGGCCAAGGCTCGCCGCAGCTTCCAGTTCTCGAAGCGCTAATCCGCTTCGGCACGAACATCGAACCGATCGTGAAGGGCGGTCCCGCAGGGGGCCGCCTTTTTCGTATGCTCGGACGACTTTCGCGCGCCCGGCGATGCGAATTCGCAGTTCAGTCATCAAGCTGTCACGCGAACGCCATTCACTGGTAACAGTGCGGGACTAGCCGCCCTCCAGATCGGTTCTGGAGGGCAAGTTCCAATGAATATTCGCAAGCGCTATCTCGTTTCTTCCGCTGGTGCCGCCCTTGCGGCGGCTATCGCAACGCCGGTTATGGCCGGCGACGTCGTCGGCACTGTGCTGGATGCCAGCGAAACGATTGCTCTTCAGGCCGCGCAGGTTCGCATCGTCGAACTCGACCGGGTTGCCTCGACGGAACGCGACGGCAGCTTCCTGTTCGCCGATGTCCCCGCGGGCGAATATACGCTGGAAGTTTCATATGTCGGGGCGCCCAGCGTGCGCCAGGCGGTCACCGTACCGGCCGACAGGTTCGTGCGCGCCGATATCCTTGTTGGCGGTGACAACGCGCGCGAAATTCTGGTTCTCGGGCAGAGTGCCAATCTCGCCAGCGCTCTTTCGCGCAAGCGGGCGAACGATGGGATCAGCGACGTTCTGACGCGCGACGCGATCGGGCAGTTCCCCGATCAGAACGTGGCGGAATCGATGCGCCGCATGCCGGGCGTGAACGTGCTGAACGACCAGGGCGAGGGGCGCTTCGTCACGGTCCGGGGCCTCGATCCCGAGCTTAATGCGACATCGCTCAACGGCGTGCGCCTGCCGGCACCCGAATCCGATGTGCGCTCGGTCGCGCTCGATGTGATTTCCAGCGACATCATCGAATCGATCGAAATCAAGAAGTCGCTCACGCCCGATATGGATGCGGATACCATCGGCGCGTCGATCGAAATCGAAACCACCAGCGCCTTCGACCGCCGGAAGGACCTGCTGACCGCCAAGATCGAAGGCAGCTACAACGAACTCGCCGATCACCTCTCGCCCAAGGGCAGCGTCGATTTCGCGACCAAGCTCAGCGACAATTTCGGCATCTCCGGCGGCGCATCGTACTACAAGCGCAAGTTCGAAACCGACAATGTCGAGGCCGACGGATGGGACGAGGACGATGGCGTGCTCTTCCCCGAAGAGGTCAACTATCGCGACTACAATGTCGAGCGGGAGCGGATCAGCGCCAACCTGAACTTCGATGTTCGTCTGAGCGATACGACGGCGCTCTACCTGCGCGGGCTCTATAGCCAGTTCGAAGACCAGGAATATCGCCGCGAGGTCAGCTTCAAGCTGGAAGATGCCGGCGAGATCACGGGCAGCGGCACCAATGTCGAATTTTCGGACGACGGCGGCGAGCTGGCGTTGCAGCGTTCGATCAAGGATCGACTCGAAACGCAGAAGATCCGGTCGGTGGTGTTCGGCGGTGAAACCGACACGGGCGCGTGGAAAGCCGATTACTCGGTCAGCTGGGCCAAGAGTTCCGAACGGGAAAACGGTTCGGTCGACCCGGCAAACTTCGAACAGACATTTGAAGACAGTGGCCTGGTCGCCGGCTTCGATTTCAGCAATCCGCGTGTGCCGCTCTACACCATTTCGGGCGCGGCGACGGACGATTTCTTCGACGCTGCAGGCTATGAACTGGACGACATCACGATCACGGCGCTGTCGGATTCGGTGGACGAGGAATATGCTGCCAAGTTCGATCTCGGCCGCGAGTTCGTCGCCGGTGCGGGGACGTTCACCGTCCAGGCCGGTTTCAAGGGCCGCTGGCGCGACAAGTCATACAACATGGAGGCCGAGTACTGGGAGAACGACGCCTTCACCCTGGCTGACGTGCTGGGCGAACAGGATTATCGCCTGACCGATATCTCGCCGGTGCCGAACTTCAGCGGGGCCCGCGACTACTTCTACGCCAATCGCGATGCGTTCGAGCTCAATGCGGTGGACACGGCCTTCGATTCGGCGGTCGAGGATTACACGATCTCTGAAGACATCATGGCCGGTTACCTGCTCGGCCGCTGGGACAGCGCCACGCTGCGCGTAATCGGCGGCGTGCGGTACGAGCACACGAAGAACGATATCGAAGGCAACAACGTCCTGCTGGTGGAGGAAGGCGGCGAGCTGCCCGGGGGCGGTGAGGCGGAAGAGGATACCGTCCTCGTGACGCCGGTAACTGCCGAACGCGATTACGGTCACTGGCTGCCCAGCCTCACGGTCCGTTACGAACCGCAAGCCGACCTTGTTCTGCGCGCAGCCGCCTACCGCAGCCTGGTGCGGCCGAAACTGTCGAAACTGCCGCCGCGTTTCGTGGTCGAGGAAAACGATGAGGGTGAGCGCGAAGGCGAATTCGGCAACCCCGATCTCCTCCCTTACGAAGCGTGGAACTTCGATGCTTCCGCCGAATACTATTTCTCCGGCAACGGCGCGATATCCGCTGCGGTCTTCTACAAG
The nucleotide sequence above comes from Pelagerythrobacter marensis. Encoded proteins:
- the rplM gene encoding 50S ribosomal protein L13, with the protein product MKALHKSTRSIKPAEVEKKWHLIDAEGLVVGRLASIVANILRGKHKPSYTPHVDCGDHVIVINADKVRFTGKKLGDKVYYKHTGYAGGIKETTPAKVLEGRFPERVLEKAVERMIPRGPLGRQQMKSLHLYAGTEHPHDGQKPDVLDVASMNRKNKVSA
- the rpsI gene encoding 30S ribosomal protein S9; amino-acid sequence: MADEKNTVSDLSDLKDIAGDAPEGDAAVIAESTAPLREQELDQHGRAYATGRRKDAVARVWIKPGKGTITVNGKDQETYFARPTLRLIINQPFAITDRVGQFDVIATVKGGGLSGQAGAVKHGISQALSKYEPALRSTVKAAGFLTRDSRVVERKKYGRAKARRSFQFSKR
- a CDS encoding TonB-dependent receptor — encoded protein: MNIRKRYLVSSAGAALAAAIATPVMAGDVVGTVLDASETIALQAAQVRIVELDRVASTERDGSFLFADVPAGEYTLEVSYVGAPSVRQAVTVPADRFVRADILVGGDNAREILVLGQSANLASALSRKRANDGISDVLTRDAIGQFPDQNVAESMRRMPGVNVLNDQGEGRFVTVRGLDPELNATSLNGVRLPAPESDVRSVALDVISSDIIESIEIKKSLTPDMDADTIGASIEIETTSAFDRRKDLLTAKIEGSYNELADHLSPKGSVDFATKLSDNFGISGGASYYKRKFETDNVEADGWDEDDGVLFPEEVNYRDYNVERERISANLNFDVRLSDTTALYLRGLYSQFEDQEYRREVSFKLEDAGEITGSGTNVEFSDDGGELALQRSIKDRLETQKIRSVVFGGETDTGAWKADYSVSWAKSSERENGSVDPANFEQTFEDSGLVAGFDFSNPRVPLYTISGAATDDFFDAAGYELDDITITALSDSVDEEYAAKFDLGREFVAGAGTFTVQAGFKGRWRDKSYNMEAEYWENDAFTLADVLGEQDYRLTDISPVPNFSGARDYFYANRDAFELNAVDTAFDSAVEDYTISEDIMAGYLLGRWDSATLRVIGGVRYEHTKNDIEGNNVLLVEEGGELPGGGEAEEDTVLVTPVTAERDYGHWLPSLTVRYEPQADLVLRAAAYRSLVRPKLSKLPPRFVVEENDEGEREGEFGNPDLLPYEAWNFDASAEYYFSGNGAISAAVFYKDIKNFIVDTVREGGEYRGIAFTEAEIPINGESAEVFGAEFSISQKLDMLPSPFDGLIAQANYTYTDATGLVPIDGDPDDLREIMLPTTSKHTANFSLGYEKGPISLRLAGTYRDKYLDELGDEAVEDRLVDNHFQLDLSAKYRVNDNIQLFYEWVNINNAKYFAYNRLGARKNLYQYEEYNWTMKFGARVNF